A DNA window from Plasmodium brasilianum strain Bolivian I chromosome 12, whole genome shotgun sequence contains the following coding sequences:
- a CDS encoding step II splicing factor, with amino-acid sequence MIISSCACLPMFTYPKFSGNIKNLERVWLAEESERKRKEEEEKYLKKREEQYKLYVLKKQLTKNEEDNKNALHNNILYDINKERKKENTNKKINITFSENEQNGIDAINNKLIIKSKYNEDLFVKNHKSIYGSYYDIEKKKWGYKCCKKVNKNSICTSNDCDNTKINNTNGVCVKKNLSKSKKKKKKKKKKKKKNIVDNSISALLNKIL; translated from the coding sequence atgattatatCATCTTGTGCGTGTTTACCAATGTTCACTTACCCAAAATTTTCagggaatataaaaaatttagaaagaGTATGGTTAGCTGAAGAAAGCgaacgaaaaagaaaagaagaagaagaaaaatacttaaaaaagaGAGAAGAGCAATACAAAttgtatgttttaaaaaagcaGTTAACAAAAAACGaagaagataataaaaacgccctgcataataatatactgtACGATATAAacaaagaaaggaaaaaagaaaatacaaacaAGAAAATTAATATCACTTTTAGtgaaaatgaacaaaatggaATTGAtgcaataaataataaattaattataaaatcgAAATATAATGAAGACTTATTTGTTAAGAACCATAAGTCCATTTATGGTTCATATTatgatatagaaaaaaaaaaatgggggTACAAATGTTGTAAgaaagttaataaaaattctatATGCACAAGCAATGATTGtgataatacaaaaattaataatacaaatggCGTGTGTGTCAAAAAGAATTTAAGCAAatcaaaaaagaagaaaaaaaagaagaaaaaaaagaagaaaaaaaacattgtTGATAACAGTATTTCTGCGcttttgaataaaatattgtga
- a CDS encoding GTPase, giving the protein MKIIKSERLIRQPIHRRDNHKFYFFEINKMKDDFITAHSYWVYYKVHKDKNRTFCVEIEDTSVDVDINIFTNMLRKEITTNSNTTRNPVFSFFEKPSIPFKTEDKYNSISYGRMAYFLVFDLTNPSTLEYVKTVYLNMSSVYERYYTLKPFITLVGNKSDLASEDSELVRQAENFANENMVQLWLTSAFTGKNVKKLFLHMVNMVYNNTNLWKYDIEDGLSRQKVDLIGMSTEGYEKFSFLFNF; this is encoded by the exons atgaaaattataaaatccGAAA GGCTTATAAGACAACCAATCCATCGAAGAGATaatcataaattttatttctttgaaataaataaaatgaaggaTGATTTTATTACAGCTCACAGTTATTG gGTGTATTATAAGGTGCACAAGGACAAGAACCGAACTTTCTGCGTTGAAATAGAAGACACCTCCGTTGATGTagacataaatattttcacaAATATGCTAAGGAAAGAAA TAACAACCAATAGTAACACCACGAGAAATCCAGTATTCAGTTTCTTTGAAAAGCCATCCATTCCTTTTAAAACAgaagataaatataactCAATTAGCTatg ggAGGATGGCTTATTTTCTCGTTTTTGATCTTACAAACCCTTCAACACTTGAATATGTTAAAACGGTTTATTTAAACATGTCAAGTGTATATGAGAGATATTAc aCACTAAAACCATTTATAACCCTTGTTGGTAATAAATCTG ATTTAGCAAGTGAAGACTCCGAGTTAGTTAGGCAAGCTGAAAACTTCGC CAACGAAAACATGGTTCAGTTGTGGCTAACATCAGCCTTTACAGGAAAAAACGTTAAAAAG CTGTTCTTGCACATGGTTAATATGGTTTACAATAACACGAACTTGTGGAAATATGATATAGAAGac GGTCTGAGTCGTCAGAAAGTTGATCTTATTGGCATGAGTACAGAAGGCtatgaaaaattttctttcctttttaatttttaa
- a CDS encoding hypothetical protein (conserved Plasmodium protein): MGLNGGLDTKSLIEERDTWMKKYEQIELEHSILKKTLQKFTNHSSDKNGQERNDEIFMRDVSMKYKYMENQCEFLNVNLNILSLEKEKEVKKNRELQKIINKQKKEIDGYKKILEKLKSIIISFKKKKDEAESKICSMIDNNLETKNDNNLLKEIIKINDRLNDVNKKVNEQVIVELENTRNKLCIANNKIKNFFQIITNISDRYLKCKKEKDKTLLATLKINEQLTEELRKKKAIENYNIQWKVKLEEFNALNVLLNYYEVKYKVSNANRHLVLKYINSISSSSPIEGIKRGKSNGVLGSSDGSCAYNSRNNIFNLEDEKAVNSLLFHHLCNIYNTERSKQKEEVTYDEQMNLLKEKILTEYISKTNPQKENMLPISMPTMENEKKDLTTSEAFALSKLSFSNIVEILYCNMKIVNDIMDCVNMSLLLLIYIRDTYLKEIITNINDHPSYVLSLEKGSIRFGIYFSITLCNFLVCIIKYVQIIKSANRYNNIQLLQDDRLANIFCLSKYILEQFMEKIKFKLFSNNIDYSTLNMLTSMLIDMHNTLFITHVQLDKPDDRKMEEKSYQSKRHAIYEKERYKMTTKIYSNHEMDENGEIDHIYYIEKNNQMNDKEKEIKCKDVREMNTNETVSSFEMFCFLNTASAVSILLIIDKDTYVHFSNEVDLNIQMEIIIKCEEVLKLIKTPQKILNFHFMTKQYKISFKNFIRYTEKYKEVLINNISNTNNEKWGKELSSTISKTSNYILKELKTILESSNIYSIDIQEKKKLFIFKIFEKYIEIYNNVMSKKNKRIIEPKDLEEKEGVIKKLEEKVMSCTNTIQMLEKNINILTIREEKFNKIKMDFDILKKEKNEYLSIITDLRKSKNESLNEITYISKNYNELKNKYNELLKNYEQKKKYIGSTKNFEQSNLDIYYMKRIINNLYYENFLTKINKHYYLFDQKINYYNDLYLDSLAINFNHSLENENPPKETNEINSNEVDSPNNTREIKNEKKKKKITLNENQLLQDNNTFFSNTKHSMLYDDIYNCEIIKSKLKRCKTDYFKNKLYQTTLSSSFIPRENNKSIQHIVDIIESYKILKNDIFTQILNTPIGSINDQTNTGSSSKGHSQKCAQKLAQERAHVYSKLKSLKSVVNNFYTTNKLAKFNDAVSLQDSMLRISIQGKKEADERVVAGREAQRGDVVANVEARNGGDDSSNRTKDGRIPFEHVTTLPSCNKIILNENSFSYLIQNVFNL; encoded by the exons ATGGGCTTAAAT GGAGGATTGGACACTAAAAGCTTGATTGAg GAAAGAGACACTTGGATGAAAAAGTACGAACAGATTGAATTAGAGCATTCAATTTTGAAGAAAACATTACAGAAATTTACAAACCATTCTAGTGATAAAAATGGGCAAGAGCGAAATgatgaaatatttatgagAGATGTTTCAATGAAATATAAGTACAtg GAGAATCAGTGCGAATTTCTAAAcgttaatttaaatattctaagtctggaaaaagagaaagaggttaaaaaaaacagagagctgcaaaaaattattaacaaacaaaaaaaagaaatagatgggtataaaaaaattttagaaaaattgaaaagtataattatatcatttaaaaagaagaaagatGAAGCAGAAAGTAAAATTTGTTCTATGATAGACAATAACTTAGAGACAAagaatgataataatttactaaaagaaataataaaaataaatgatagaCTTAATGATGTTAATAAGAAAGTAAATGAACAAGTAATAGTCGAATTAGAAAATacaagaaataaattatgtatagccaataataaaattaagaatttttttcaaattattactaACATAAGTGACAGATATTTGAAgtgtaaaaaagaaaaggacaAAACGTTACTAGCAAcgttaaaaattaatgaacaaCTTACAGAAGaactaagaaaaaaaaaagccatagaaaattataatattcaatGGAAAGTCAAATTAGAAGAATTTAATGCACTCAACGTTTTGCTAAACTATtatgaagtaaaatataaagtgaGCAACGCGAATAGGCACTTAGTCTTGAAGTACATTAACTCGATATCAAGCTCTTCCCCGATAGAGGGCattaaaaggggaaaaagtAATGGCGTCCTTGGAAGCAGTGATGGTAGTTGCGCCTATAATAGCCGTAATAATATCTTCAATCTAGAGGATGAAAAGGCAGTGAACAGTCTTCTCTTCCACCATCTGTGCAACATTTATAACACAGAAAGAAGTAAACAAAAAGAGGAAGTCACATACGATGAACAGATGAACCtattaaaagagaaaattctAACTGAGTACATTTCAAAGACGAACCcacaaaaagaaaacatgCTTCCTATTAGTATGCCTACAatggaaaatgaaaaaaaagacttAACTACCTCAGAAGCATTTGCCCTTAGCAAATTAAGCTTTTCAAATATTGTAGAAATCCTATATTGCAACATGAAAATAGTGAATGATATTATGGACTGTGTAAATATGTCCTTGCTccttttgatatatatacgcGATAcgtatttaaaagaaataattacaAACATTAATGATCATCCTTCTTATGTCCTATCCTTAGAAAAGGGTAGTATTAGGTTTggcatttatttttcaataacACTCTGTAATTTTcttgtatgtataataaaatatgtccAAATTATTAAAAGCGCGAATAGATATAATAACATCCAATTGTTACAAGATGATAGACTTGCCAACATATTTTGTctatctaaatatatattagaacagtttatggaaaaaattaaattcaaaTTGTTCTCTAATAACATTGATTACTCAACACTTAATATGTTAACTAGTATGCTAATAGATATGCACAACACACTGTTTATTACCCATGTGCAATTAGATAAACCGGATGATAGAAAAATGGAGGAAAAGAGTTACCAGTCAAAGCGGCATGCGATATACGAAAAGGAGAGGTACAAAATGACTACGAAAATATACAGTAACCACGAAATGGATGAAAATGGAGAAATCGACCATATTTACTATATTGAAAAGAATAACCAAATGAACGATAAGGAAAAGGAGATAAAATGCAAGGACGTGCGAGAAATGAATACAAACGAAACTGTATCTTCATTCGAGATGTTCTGCTTTTTGAACACCGCCAGTGCAGTTAGCATCCTCCTGATAATTGATAAGGACACATATGTCCATTTTTCCAACGAAGTTGacttaaatatacaaatggagataattataaaatgtgaGGAGGTACTAAAACTAATAAAGACACCACAAAAAATTCtcaattttcattttatgaCTAAGCAGTacaaaatttcatttaaaaattttataaggTACACAGAAAAGTACAAAGAGGTACTCATCAATAACATAAGTAAcacaaataatgaaaaatgggGAAAAGAATTAAGCAGTACAATAAGTAAAACAAGTAActacattttaaaagaattaaaaaccATTTTAGAAAGTTCtaatatttattcaattGATATacaagaaaagaaaaaattatttattttcaaaatttttgaaaaatatatagaaatttaCAATAACGTAATGtcgaaaaaaaacaaaaggatAATAGAACCTAAGGACTTAGAAGAGAAGGAGGGggtgataaaaaaattagaggAAAAAGTAATGTCATGCACAAATACAATTCAAATGCtagaaaagaatattaatattttaacaattagagaagaaaaatttaataaaataaaaatggactttgacattttaaaaaaagaaaaaaatgaatatttaagTATTATTACTGATTTacgaaaaagcaaaaatgaaagtttaaatgaaattacttatatttctaaaaattacAACGAACTGAAGAATAAATACAATgagttattaaaaaattatgaacaaaaaaaaaagtatataggGTCTACCAAAAACTTCGAACAATCAAATCTAgacatttattatatgaaaagaattataaataacttatattatgaaaatttcttgacaaaaataaataaacattacTATCTATTTgatcaaaaaattaattattacaatGATTTATATCTTGATTCTTTagcaataaattttaatcaCTCcttagaaaatgaaaatccTCCAAAAGAAACTAATGAAATTAATAGCAACGAAGTGGATTCTCCAAACAATACgagggaaataaaaaatgaaaaaaaaaaaaaaaaaattaccttAAATGAGAATCAACTTCTTCAAGATAATAATacctttttttctaatacaAAACATTCAATGTTATATGATGATATTTATAACtgtgaaataattaaaagcAAATTAAAAAGATGCAAAACggattattttaaaaataaattgtatcAAACGACATTAAGCAGTTCTTTTATTCCAcgtgaaaataataaatcaaTTCAACATATTGTTGACATCATTGAAtcttacaaaattttaaaaaacgaTATATTCACACAAATACTGAATACACCTATTGGTAGTATTAATGACCAAACAAATACTGGAAGTAGCAGCAAAGGGCACTCTCAAAAGTGCGCCCAAAAGTTAGCTCAAGAGAGGGCTCATGTGTACAGCAAATTAAAATCCCTCAAAAGTgtagtaaataatttttacactACGAATAAGTTAGCAAAATTTAATGATGCGGTTTCACTTCAAGATAGCATGCTGCGTATTTCTATTcagggaaaaaaagaagccgATGAAAGGGTAGTAGCCGGTAGAGAAGCACAGCGAGGGGATGTAGTAGCTAACGTGGAAGCCAGAAATGGAGGGGATGATTCAAGTAATAGAACTAAGGATGGACGTATCCCTTTTGAACATGTGACAACTCTCCCAAGCTGTAATAAGATTATACTAAATGAAAActcattttcttatttaattcaaaatgtatttaatttgtaa